The Pseudoalteromonas tunicata genome segment TTCGGTTAACGCCGCTTTTGCTGCCGCTTTATCTTCAAAGGCCAAGCTCAATACTAAATAAGCCTGCTCATTTTTAAGCTCAACAACTTGAGATTGGCCCTGTAACTTATATTTTCGAACAAAATGCGCGACCCCTTCTGAGCTATGGATTTTAGCAAATTGAATAAAATACCCTTTTAATCGGGGTATTTCATCTTCCACAGCCGCATTTAATACTAGATTCTCAACTTCAGGCTCAGCTTGAGTCAACGGCTCTATAGGTGCTTTAACGACGGCTACAGGCTCAGTGATTAGGGTCTCAGGTTCTGACCCTTCGACTGAGGCAAGCTCCTGCGAAGGATGACGTAATTGATTTATAGCAACTAAAATTCTTTCACTTGCAGTCTGACCACTGGCAATACTTTGTTTGGCATAACGCTCACTTTTATCAAGATCAAGCGGTACTTTTTCACCTTTTAAATAGATTGAAGCCAAGTTGTGCATTGCAAAACTGTTGCCATTCTCAGCGGCTTTTTCATACCAATACAATGATTTATCAATATCTCGATTCCACAGTAACGTCGCTAAGGCAAATTGCGCTTCAGTCTCATTTTGCAGTGCAGCCTTTTCAATCCAACTAAGCCCCGCTTCTATGTCTTTTGGTACTACTTTGTCTTGCAGCAAAATCGCACCTAACTTTAGTTGGGCATAAGATTGCCCTGCTTCAGCGGCTTTTTTATACCAAAAATAAGATTGTTTTGCATCCACAGGCGTGCCCTTGCCTTTTTCGTACATTAAAGCTAATTTACGTTGCGCTGGCAAAAAATCGGCCTCTGCCGCTTTTTGATACCAACCAACTGCATCCGATGCACTTTTATTAACGCCACGACCAAGCTCAAACGCAACAGCTAAATTAAACATCGCTTCGGGGTGTTTTAATTCTGCCGCATAAGTTAAGTAACTAATAGATTGGTCAACATTGGGGGCTACGCTTAGCCCTTTTGCATAAATAGTCGCCATAATGAAACTCGCTTGTGCATCAGCACTGTCGCTGGCTTCTTTGCAGGCACTAAAAGCAGTTACATAATCTTGTTCTAAAAAGGCAGTTTGGCAATCAGCCGCATGGGTAGGAA includes the following:
- a CDS encoding SPOR domain-containing protein; its protein translation is MRKITTIALSLLYSFPTHAADCQTAFLEQDYVTAFSACKEASDSADAQASFIMATIYAKGLSVAPNVDQSISYLTYAAELKHPEAMFNLAVAFELGRGVNKSASDAVGWYQKAAEADFLPAQRKLALMYEKGKGTPVDAKQSYFWYKKAAEAGQSYAQLKLGAILLQDKVVPKDIEAGLSWIEKAALQNETEAQFALATLLWNRDIDKSLYWYEKAAENGNSFAMHNLASIYLKGEKVPLDLDKSERYAKQSIASGQTASERILVAINQLRHPSQELASVEGSEPETLITEPVAVVKAPIEPLTQAEPEVENLVLNAAVEDEIPRLKGYFIQFAKIHSSEGVAHFVRKYKLQGQSQVVELKNEQAYLVLSLAFEDKAAAKAALTELDKALAAQKPWLRSDKSLNALLF